The sequence CTGCATTCTTTTTCAGGCAGATAAACCACACAAAATATTATAAAGACTACTCCTTTATTTTTCTCAAAACAACATTTTGTGTCCATTCCTCACCCTCCACCAGACTAGGGATTGGCATGATACTCCTTTCATTTTCTTGCTTCTTTTTCTTGCTTTTCCTCTTGAACCAGTCTCTTATACATCGCTACTAGATCCTCCCTGGCATCCTTCTCACACCCACTTTCTTTTACCATATACACATCAACAAAACCCCCAGAGTATGCATCTCTTCTCCCTGCATGGCATACTGCTCGCCTTGCTAGCTGACGAGCCACTTCCTCTTCCATGCCTGGTCTGTATCCATCATCAATAATGCTGTAAGCGTAAGGAGACCCTGATCCCACagagatgacatcagagctgatACGGGTTCCATCATTGTATACATAACAAATGCAAGGTCCATTCCGATCCCAACCAGACAGAGTTACAGCAGCACAGATATCCATGCCACGAAATGGCAACATCATCGTACTCAACATTTTAGCTGCCCCTTTCACACTGGGCATATATCCATTCCGCAGCTGGTAGAGGCGACACTCCCTTGCAAGAACTCGTCCAAAGAACTGGCAATCGGCAGCGCTCCCAGATGTAGAGGCAATTAGATGACTATGTATGAGAGTAGCTTTGCGGCTGTCTGGGCTGCAAACAAGTTTTCCAGCTGAAGAGCGTGAGTCTGTTGCAACCATTACCCCTTTATCGTAGAGAAAAGCCAAGGTAGTAGTGCCATGGGCTGGTGGTGGAGGACCAGAGGGGCTGCGATGTGAAGATGTCACTTTGTAGGGAGGCAGAAGTAGACGAGGATAGCCTGAAGAATTCAAATGAGGTAATCTGCAGAAGTCACGCTGCAGAATTTGCCTTGAGAGGGTCACATCCCAGCCACAGACGCTCTGTAAAGCCATGGAATCGAGAAATATCTTGATTAAGTTATTGGTCTGGTGTATGCCACTTTTAGATAGCTTGCTCTGTATGAATTAGGATGCTGGAAACATCATCAAGTTTATATCAGAATTTGTGTGGGGCCCTGATGAGGTCCGGACAGTCCATGGATATTTAGCTGTGTTATATGACCAAAATGCAAACAGTGATCTCTGCCTGGACAAGTTCCTTTCCCATTACTAGGATGCAAGTTTGACCTCCTATGTTATAAGATACTTGGGCAGACGCTGTTTTGTGCGTGTACAATGGAAATGTAGATGACAAATGATTTGCGAAGCAGCTTCATAATGCTAATAACGTTAACACTATACTATTTGCAATACTGCCAAAACAATTAATATTATTACAGCATTCAATCATATATagttttattcaataaattatGGACTACAGCACATTGGCAAAGACATTTAGGTCAAAAGGGCCAAACAaaatggattttatatatatatatatatatatatatatatatattattttttattttttttaacgacAGGAGACAGGCATTTAAATATTACAATACTATAGGTCCCCTGCCACCTTTGATTACTTTTCTGGTATAATCAAGATTCCATTTAGTAAACCGATCATTGTTTTTGGAATCTACCATCCGCCTAGCTTTCCAGtacattccctttctgacatagcccaactCCTTAGTGAAACTGCAACTTAGAACCAAAAAAGTGAAATGTTGGATTAAGGAGATTTTAATACTGATTGgttgaatcctaaaaataataaatcatgttcACTGTTTAAGTCTTTGCAGCAAACGCAATTAATtacctccccaactcgcattaaTTTGAACAGCCAGAACCATACCTTGCTGGATTGGATCCTCTCAAGTTTTCCTGACAGAATCCAGGAGGTGGGcattctccctaacagtttcagtgaccgcTGCCTAGTGTATTGTGTGAGAAAAATAAAGGCCTTTAAAACCTCTCCCAATGTTATAATCCCCAggtctttaaaaaaattacatctaGAATAATTTTTAAATGATCTCCCTCATACCATCACCTtccctgcctctcaccatcaccctccctctcaccatcaccctccgctacctctcaccatcaccctcccctccctctcaccatcaccctccctctcaccatcaccctccctctcaccgtcaccctcccctccctctcaccatcaccctccctctcagggccggcgctaccattaaggcggtctaggcagccgcctagggcgccccttgggaaggggcgccgccaggagcgccggcccccctaatgctgcagccgcccgagcgctctgtagagcgcctcaggcggctgcagcttcgcccgggctggtgcgtccatgagggcgcaccgcccgggcgcagcatgaggagaggggctgacaggagggaagcgctcagcgctccctcctgtcactccctcactgtagtgtggccgagccctgtatgatccgccggtacagggagcatttgtctcctgtacccggacggactaacaggaagtgaacactgagtgttcacttcctttaagtccggccgggtacaggaaacaaaagctccctgtagccgcggacagtacagagctcggccacgctacacataggtaggggagggtggggggaataaagggagggggggagaaataaatggagagggagggaggggggaataaatggagagggagggagggagggagggagggagggaggggggagaaataaatggagagggggggagaaataaatggagagggggggataaatggagagggaggggggggggggcaggagaaataaatggagagggagggaggggggggagaaataaatggagagggggggagagataaatggacagggagtgggggagaaataaatggacaggggggggaataaatggacagggagaataaatggacagggaggggggggaagcttaatgtagcttaatgtagtggttctggtgtctatagcctgtccctgcaggccttttaatgtaaacacggcggcactgcagcacttgcgttagttaacatggggcattgtgatgtcatatggggggtgggggggcggcaaactttacttttgcctagggcggcaaaaatccttgcactggccctgctccctctcaccatcaccctccctttCACcgtcaccctcccctccctctcaccatcaccctcccctccctgtcaccatcaccctccctctccccatcaccctcccctccctttcaccgtcaccctcccctccctctctcacctactcacaccatcaccatcacctacTCACACCATCACCTACTCACACACAggatcacccccacacacaaattatcaccctccttacacacacagcctcaccaGACACACTGGTAGCatcacctcacactgtcacccctcactACACTGTCgtcaccccccacactgtcagcctcttcatgcatccacacacatgaaccactcctaatcctgttaatctcaccCCCTCCAAACTCAGCTGccttcactctgccacactcaccctgtcacattaaccccctttaatccagtcacactcgtccctcctaccatgccacaattACCCTCCATTTACATTTAcctccactcaccctgtcacacttcctcatcaaaccatgtcatgCTCCCTCTATCTCTCTCACTCCCATTTaccccctgtccatttacccccttcgccctctcacactctccctgccactggttcccctttactcaccttgtcacagtcaccagctgaagacattcatcatacacacacagtcaggaaacatagctttgccataaacacaatgcacaaaggccacaggcagagcgcccatacacacagtacacttcaagcagctaccccatacacatacggtctcaaataaaaacgcaaacatgctcattGAGACATAAattcacacacactctgtcagacacactttCAGGTAACAGtgaatcaatgtgtatatgtgacagtgtacatgtattgcaactctatttttttcactttagtcTTAGTGGGGCcttatgtttgagtttcgcctgaGGTCCTCGATTTGTCTTTCGACCGAGGTGAGTCTGGTGTCGTGGGAGCTTGTGGAGGCTTCAACTGTACGTCTTTAAAGTAGGCCATGTCCGCAGCTATGTCCTTGCGCAGGTCTGCCAACATAGTTTTGAGCAGATCCGCCATACTGGTGCCCCGGCTGGTGTTTGTGCGGGAGAGGGTCCCGGTGGTAAGCCCAGTGCCGGGCCCCTGTAGAGTCCCTCTCCGAGATCCGAGGGGGTTCCGTCTGAGGAATAGAAGGAGCCTTCTTCCTCCAGCGCCATCTTTTGCCACGCGGCCTGTTGCGCGGCTTGCTGTGTGTCGCGCAAAAGTTCCCCGATATCTCTGGCGTTTGGGCTTTTCCCGGATTTgggttttttgtgttttctgCCCATCTTGTTCTCCTGCTAGGGATGCGAGGAATTGGTCAGTGTTGTGTCCAATTTCCACCCGAAATTCGCTGTTTTTTGTTCTATTTGGTGCAGAGCTCCAAAGTGTGTGACCGTtctgttagctccgcccccacttttgtttattttgaagcctatgagtgcttttttttacgttggagtaataatttttaattttaagttctcttttctaactgtaCACTACTActactatgctggcgcgacgcattatggggctggtaaatatttttttccagggctgcttttaattcccagtccggcctgcCCCCGAgatggttgatgtagcggaccgctgacacattgtccatgtGTAAAAGAATGGAGCAGTTGATTGAGATCCCTACGAGACTCCGAACTGCAAATAAGCCTGCCAACAGTTCAAGGCAATTGATGTGTAACCTCTGTTCGTCTGGGGACCATTTTCTCCGGTGGAGATAAGCCCACAACGCGCGCCCCATCCAAGCATACTTACATCGGATTCCATCACGAAGTCTGGCCTCGTCCCAAAGATTGCTCTTCCGTTCCATGTTGCCATGTGTTGCAGCCATAAAGTGAGTTCTTCTTTGGCTACGAAATCGAGAGGCACAGAGTCTGAATAAGAGAGACCCAAACAAAGGTATTTTGCTTTTAAGCGTTAAAGGGCTCTGTAGTGAAGTGGACCCAGgaaaatggcctggatggaggcAGAGAGAAGGGCGATGATTCTGGCCAGTTGTCGCAGTGTAAGCACAGGACGTGCAAATGTCCGGCggatttccttcttgatggccTTGACTTTGGAGGATGGTAACAGGAGTGTCCCTCCCACTAAGCCAATGGTGAAGCCTAGGAATTCCAAGACTTGAGAAGGTTTTAAGactgacttgtcccagttgatgagGAAACCAGGGTTGCAGAGTAATGTCTTGGTCCAAGCCAGGTGTTCCTGGAGTAAGCGTGGGTCCTGTGCCATCAAGAgcatgtcgtccaagtatataaTCAGAGGCACCCCTCTGCTTCGCAGGAGAGCAACTACTGGCCGCattagctttgtgaagcaccacggggccaaTGATAGGCCGAAGGGTGAGCATTTGAAACGCCACGTGGTCTCCTCCCACCGGAACTGTAGGAAACGTTGGCAATTATCGGCCATTGGGATGATGaggtcgagtttgaccatccaatccccaAATAGGAGCAGGTCCCGGGGAGAgtggataccctccatcttgaaatggtggtATGCCATGAATGCATTTAGGGGGCGTAAATTGATGACAGGTCAGACACCTCTGCCTTTCTTGGGCACTACGGAAAGGTTGCTTAGAAAACCTGTAGCCTGCGGGTGCGTGGCTAGAGACTGTATCTACGCTGCACTTAAGGCCCTGTCCTGGGTGGAGAAGACAATTTGGCAGTTTGTAGAACCCAAGTATCCGAAGTTAACTTGCGCCAGGCATTTACAAAATGGCACAATCTGCCCCCCACCAACGTTACTCAAGGTAAAGATGAAGGAGGGAACTTACCATAAGGGCATCGGAAAAGGAAGAGTTTTTGGCTCCCCGAGAATCCCAACGCCTACCTCGAACTGGGAATGGAGAGGTGGATGTAGGTTCCTGACCTTGGAAACGTGACTGGAAAGAGCCTCGAGAAATCCGGTATGAGCCCCGGGAGGAACGCCGGGCAGACGGCCCAGATATCTgacagccctgccaaaaactctATGGGAGAAAACCTTTTTCATATTGGCTTGTGCCTTGTCCAGTGCAGTAAATGTGCCTTCGCAAAACTGTCCCCAAAAAGAAGGCCATTTTGCTATGTGCCACTTTATTAAGAGGTTTCCTGATAAGTGCGGCTATATATTTTGCCACATCTTCCAGCGGGAACCACTCTGTTGATCTTGGATGCTGTAGTGCATCCGGGTCAAAAAGTGGTTTGCCCTGTGGGTCAAGAAGGGTGGAGTCTTCCACTGCGTCTTTATCGGCATTCCCGGATACGGATAGGGAGCCATGGTCGAGAAATAGTGTGCCCGAATGGTAAGATTCCTCGTCATCGGACTTGCTCCATGCCTCCTCCTGTTCCGAATGACTCTAGTTGGGCTGTTGCCCTCTTCCAACTTCTCACCGATTTTGCCCAGTGGGTGGCTCTTTGTTGTGGTGCAACCACATCATCTTTGACAGGACGTTCCTTGTCCGACTGTACAATTTTGGAGGCTTCCTCGTCTATGTGGTGAGATTTATTTGGCAGCTTTGCCCCCACTGGTATTCACCAATTTGTGCTCCGTGGGGTTGAGAGCAATGTGGGTTGAGATCCGCTGGGCGGACATGAGGGCATGAATAATGGAGTGAGACAGAGTGTCCGATTATTGGCACTAACGGGAGTATCGTTAGAAGCTGTGCCCAAAAAGCTGTGCCCAAATCCTTTTGTGACTGCATAGTCAAATAGAAGTTGCCCAGATAAGGGGAAACCAAATCTCTAATAGTGTAAGGTAGGAGTAACTATGTCAAGAACTGTTTTGGTATCAGGGGTACcttaaaatacaaatgtaaacaaCTCAGCAATATGAAAAAGGCTAGCTCACCAAGTGTTCCCTCAGCAATGGCTCCTGGGGAGCACCTGTGAGCTGCCCAGCAACTGTGCCGGCCAATCGGCACACACCTGCTCCAAAACAAGAGAAAAGCCCGGGAAATGAAAAGCATAGCAAATGCCAACCACAACTTGCGTTGTGGCTACAGTGGCGAACCGGGAAAGACAGAGAGAAACTCTAAGGAGGAAGGGAGGAACACAGGGCGTTAGGAGCCTCCGACGGAGGGCTGCTAGCCGCCCCAGCACACCAGGTGATAATCAAAATGAGTGAGGGAGAgcaggagggtggggggggaggagtttGCACTATGCCTGGAGAAATCTACCAAGAACTAGCAGATCAGAAATACAAATAGAGTATACATGAGAAACCCACACATAAATTAGACAATAATTATGCTTAAATGACA comes from Pelobates fuscus isolate aPelFus1 chromosome 5, aPelFus1.pri, whole genome shotgun sequence and encodes:
- the LOC134612713 gene encoding proteasome subunit beta type-11-like, whose protein sequence is MALQSVCGWDVTLSRQILQRDFCRLPHLNSSGYPRLLLPPYKVTSSHRSPSGPPPPAHGTTTLAFLYDKGVMVATDSRSSAGKLVCSPDSRKATLIHSHLIASTSGSAADCQFFGRVLARECRLYQLRNGYMPSVKGAAKMLSTMMLPFRGMDICAAVTLSGWDRNGPCICYVYNDGTRISSDVISVGSGSPYAYSIIDDGYRPGMEEEVARQLARRAVCHAGRRDAYSGGFVDVYMVKESGCEKDAREDLVAMYKRLVQEEKQEKEARK